One window from the genome of Paenibacillus azoreducens encodes:
- a CDS encoding undecaprenyldiphospho-muramoylpentapeptide beta-N-acetylglucosaminyltransferase, with product MMKKIMFTGGGSAGHVTVNMALMPLFLKEGWSVEYIGSKQGIERELVGSLAEVKYFPISTGKLRRYLDIKNIKDPFKVIKGVHQAYRLIKTRKPQVLFSKGGFVSVPVVIGAWLNKVPVIIHESDITPGLANRISIPMASVVCTTFPETAEQMNTAKSRYVGAVVREELHQGNADRGRDFCGFERNQFVLLIMGGSLGARKINETVRSALPTLLNYFQVVHICGKGQVDPSLDIPGYCQYEYINDELPDVLAMADLVISRAGSNSIFEFLSLRKPMLLIPLTLQQSRGDQILNARSFEKAGYGKVLEEENLNEVTLVSGLMEVFKSRKEIVENMKNNANSDALSAVFHLIKETANRQ from the coding sequence GTGATGAAAAAAATCATGTTTACCGGCGGCGGTTCCGCCGGCCATGTGACCGTAAATATGGCGCTGATGCCGCTTTTTCTAAAAGAAGGCTGGTCCGTGGAATATATAGGTTCCAAGCAGGGAATTGAGAGGGAACTGGTAGGCTCTCTCGCCGAAGTGAAATATTTTCCGATCTCGACAGGCAAGCTGAGAAGATATTTGGACATAAAAAATATTAAGGATCCCTTTAAGGTGATCAAAGGCGTGCATCAAGCCTACCGATTGATCAAAACGCGCAAACCGCAGGTTTTATTTTCAAAAGGGGGATTCGTATCCGTCCCGGTCGTGATCGGGGCATGGTTAAACAAAGTGCCTGTCATCATTCATGAGTCCGACATTACGCCGGGCCTCGCGAACCGCATCTCGATTCCGATGGCATCCGTCGTCTGCACGACGTTCCCGGAAACGGCCGAACAAATGAATACGGCCAAAAGCCGATATGTGGGCGCGGTGGTCCGGGAGGAGCTTCATCAAGGCAACGCGGATCGCGGAAGGGATTTTTGCGGTTTTGAGCGGAATCAGTTTGTTCTGCTGATCATGGGAGGAAGCCTTGGAGCCCGCAAAATAAACGAAACGGTAAGATCGGCGCTGCCTACCCTGCTAAATTATTTTCAAGTCGTTCATATATGCGGGAAAGGGCAGGTCGACCCGAGCCTTGACATACCCGGCTATTGCCAGTACGAATATATCAACGATGAATTGCCGGACGTCCTGGCCATGGCGGATTTGGTGATTTCCCGCGCCGGCTCCAATTCGATTTTCGAGTTTTTGTCGCTTCGAAAGCCGATGCTGCTCATTCCGCTCACCCTGCAGCAGAGCAGGGGGGATCAAATCCTCAACGCCCGTTCGTTTGAAAAGGCGGGATACGGCAAGGTATTGGAGGAGGAAAACCTGAATGAGGTTACCCTCGTTTCAGGGTTGATGGAGGTGTTCAAAAGCCGGAAGGAAATCGTTGAAAACATGAAAAACAATGCGAATTCCGATGCCCTGTCCGCCGTATTCCATCTCATTAAAGAGACGGCCAATCGACAATAA
- a CDS encoding DEAD/DEAH box helicase, with translation MLAFTAERIRILCGATGYKRGETMMEHGQVMVAERDDEGRCSRAVVQDQEVFHVHIELDDNDFHAECECAAFGGYYPYCKHIAAVLILMLEEDKNGGQAVGRRPGQVMPLPTTGVTSRDIRLTSGLIDLFDKAASHRRKKAGQKLANALKETLSVEFLCKITDEYLPDPKFRIEMKMGLKKQYIVQNIRQLLLHVDEGKQLPFTKLFMYDPGLHSFRDEDWAVIEQLMRIADSEFAYDETGKYYAGFSSSGNQRLLTIPPLAWDALLPLLIEAGALLERDFGDPVQLQAAEGTLPVSFEISSGTGEAYSFEIRGLKRVKVMNAYRCAVLEDRIYRLQDRELFLLSEMKSMLYRHDHAKIQVSPHQMDALMERVVPGLRQIGSVSVDSAIRERIVQPALSAKLYLDRDESVLKARGEFVYGGIVIDALADDWDARKDSELILVRDSDKERKLLDLLTESSFVKCEKEWVLDLAEEESVYDVLYHLLPRLDSWVEVYATDSVKQMMHMGRKAPKIKADADQTMNWLEISFELDGINEKEIRKILLSIVEKKKFYRLSEGSYLSLEGEAFQLFGELYEDFGMKKGDVTGSRMQLPVVRGLQLRDRESGSLQLGKSLRALLDHMLRPGHGEFAIPAELETVLRDYQKEGYQWLKTLGSYRFGGILADDMGLGKTLQSIAFILAEAREQAVRQPILIVAPASLVYNWESEFRRFAPSLKVQVALGARKERIDSLLRIADRESETEADEQTPDQDADVIITSYPSLRKDIRIYREMAFSTLFLDEAQAIKNASTQTAQAVRELTAGCRFALTGTPIENSVDELWAIFDAVFPGLFAGIKNFRGLTPERVARMVQPFILRRLRADVLEELPERIETVQQSELSRDQKKLYAAYLEEFKEETIRDLEFEGFQRSRMKILAGITRLRQLCCHPALFVEDYEGESGKLEQLLEMAQDCLESGRRILIFSQFTSMLRIIRSEFGKLGIPVFYLDGQTPAKERLDMCDRFNAGEHDVFLISLKAGGTGLNLTGADTVILYDLWWNPAVEEQAAGRAHRMGQKNVVQVIRLVTKGTVEEKMLELQQRKKDLIRDVMEPGFDSQTALSEQEIRELLAL, from the coding sequence ATGCTGGCATTTACCGCGGAACGAATTCGAATTTTATGCGGCGCGACAGGTTATAAACGCGGAGAAACGATGATGGAGCACGGCCAGGTGATGGTGGCGGAGCGGGATGACGAAGGCCGCTGCAGCAGGGCCGTCGTGCAGGACCAGGAAGTTTTCCATGTTCATATCGAACTTGACGATAACGATTTTCATGCGGAATGCGAATGTGCCGCTTTCGGCGGTTACTATCCATATTGCAAACATATCGCGGCCGTTTTAATCCTTATGCTGGAGGAGGATAAAAATGGAGGACAGGCCGTTGGGCGCCGCCCAGGACAAGTGATGCCGCTGCCGACCACTGGCGTGACTTCGCGTGATATCCGGCTGACGAGCGGATTGATCGACCTGTTCGACAAGGCTGCAAGCCATAGGCGCAAAAAGGCGGGCCAAAAACTGGCGAACGCTTTAAAGGAAACGCTTAGCGTTGAATTTTTGTGCAAAATTACGGATGAATATTTGCCGGACCCCAAGTTCCGAATCGAGATGAAAATGGGGCTGAAAAAGCAATATATCGTGCAGAATATCCGGCAGCTGCTGCTGCATGTCGATGAAGGGAAACAGCTCCCTTTTACCAAGCTGTTTATGTATGATCCGGGTTTGCACAGCTTCCGGGACGAGGATTGGGCCGTCATTGAGCAGCTGATGCGCATAGCAGACAGTGAATTTGCTTATGATGAAACCGGAAAATATTATGCCGGCTTTTCCTCATCGGGAAATCAGCGTTTGCTGACCATTCCCCCTCTGGCATGGGACGCGCTGCTGCCGCTGTTGATCGAAGCCGGGGCACTTTTGGAACGGGATTTTGGCGATCCGGTACAGCTGCAGGCGGCGGAAGGGACGCTTCCGGTCTCGTTTGAAATCAGCAGCGGCACGGGCGAAGCTTACAGCTTTGAAATCCGGGGGCTCAAAAGGGTCAAGGTGATGAACGCATATCGCTGCGCTGTTTTGGAGGATCGGATATACCGTCTGCAAGACCGGGAGCTTTTTCTGTTATCCGAAATGAAATCGATGCTTTACCGCCATGACCATGCAAAAATTCAGGTTTCCCCGCATCAAATGGATGCGCTTATGGAGCGGGTGGTTCCGGGTTTGCGCCAAATCGGCAGCGTCTCGGTGGATTCCGCAATCCGCGAACGTATCGTTCAGCCGGCGCTGTCCGCCAAGCTTTATTTGGACCGGGATGAATCCGTGCTTAAGGCTAGGGGCGAATTTGTGTATGGAGGGATTGTGATCGATGCCCTCGCGGATGACTGGGATGCGCGCAAAGACAGCGAACTGATCCTGGTAAGGGATTCGGATAAAGAACGGAAGCTGTTGGATCTGCTGACCGAAAGCAGTTTTGTAAAGTGCGAAAAGGAATGGGTGCTGGATCTTGCGGAGGAGGAAAGCGTATATGACGTGCTGTATCATCTGCTGCCGCGTCTCGATTCCTGGGTCGAGGTTTATGCCACCGATTCAGTGAAACAGATGATGCATATGGGACGCAAAGCTCCAAAGATCAAGGCCGATGCGGATCAAACCATGAATTGGCTGGAGATCAGCTTTGAATTGGATGGGATCAACGAGAAGGAAATTCGCAAGATTTTGCTCAGCATCGTGGAGAAAAAGAAATTTTACCGCCTCTCCGAGGGTTCGTATTTATCGCTTGAAGGGGAAGCTTTCCAGCTGTTTGGCGAGTTGTATGAAGACTTCGGCATGAAAAAAGGGGACGTGACCGGGAGCCGGATGCAGCTGCCTGTTGTCAGAGGGCTTCAGCTTCGGGACCGGGAAAGCGGCAGTTTGCAGCTCGGCAAATCGCTGCGCGCTCTGCTGGATCACATGCTCCGTCCCGGGCATGGGGAATTCGCGATCCCGGCGGAGCTGGAAACCGTCTTGCGGGATTACCAGAAGGAAGGTTATCAGTGGCTGAAAACGCTGGGCTCCTACCGCTTTGGCGGCATTTTGGCCGATGATATGGGCCTTGGCAAAACGCTGCAAAGCATAGCCTTCATTTTGGCGGAAGCGCGTGAGCAGGCGGTGCGCCAGCCGATCTTGATCGTTGCGCCGGCATCGCTGGTTTACAATTGGGAAAGCGAGTTCCGGCGGTTTGCCCCGTCCCTGAAAGTCCAGGTGGCGCTGGGCGCGAGAAAGGAACGCATCGATTCTCTTCTGCGCATCGCGGATCGGGAGTCGGAAACAGAAGCCGATGAACAAACGCCGGATCAGGATGCGGATGTCATCATCACCTCCTATCCGTCGCTGCGCAAAGATATTCGTATCTATAGGGAGATGGCGTTCAGCACTTTGTTTCTGGACGAGGCACAGGCGATCAAAAATGCATCGACCCAAACCGCGCAAGCTGTGCGGGAACTGACGGCAGGATGCAGGTTTGCGCTGACCGGTACGCCGATTGAAAATTCCGTAGACGAGTTATGGGCGATTTTTGATGCCGTGTTTCCGGGGCTTTTTGCCGGGATCAAAAACTTCAGGGGGCTTACGCCCGAACGGGTTGCCAGAATGGTTCAGCCCTTTATTCTACGGCGGCTGCGTGCCGACGTGCTTGAGGAGCTGCCGGAACGGATCGAGACGGTGCAGCAGTCGGAGCTCAGCCGGGATCAGAAAAAGCTCTATGCAGCTTATCTGGAGGAATTCAAGGAAGAGACGATCCGTGATCTTGAATTTGAAGGTTTTCAGCGGAGCCGCATGAAGATTTTGGCCGGCATTACCCGGCTGCGCCAGCTATGCTGCCATCCGGCCTTGTTCGTTGAGGATTACGAAGGGGAGTCCGGCAAGCTGGAACAGCTGCTTGAGATGGCGCAGGACTGCTTGGAAAGCGGCAGAAGGATTCTGATTTTCTCCCAGTTCACGAGCATGCTGCGGATCATCCGCAGTGAGTTCGGCAAATTAGGCATTCCCGTTTTTTATTTGGATGGACAAACCCCGGCCAAAGAGCGTCTGGATATGTGCGACCGTTTTAACGCCGGGGAACATGACGTATTCTTGATTTCGCTCAAAGCCGGAGGTACAGGGCTGAATCTGACCGGAGCGGATACCGTCATTTTGTATGATTTGTGGTGGAATCCCGCAGTGGAAGAGCAGGCGGCGGGGCGGGCTCACCGGATGGGGCAGAAAAATGTGGTCCAGGTCATCCGGCTGGTAACGAAAGGAACCGTGGAGGAAAAAATGCTGGAGCTTCAGCAGCGGAAAAAAGACCTGATCCGCGATGTGATGGAGCCTGGCTTCGATTCGCAAACGGCACTGTCGGAACAGGAAATTCGCGAACTCCTCGCCCTGTAG
- a CDS encoding PTS mannitol transporter subunit IICB, whose amino-acid sequence MAQSTSFSASGAARVGVQKFGRFLSGMVMPNIGAFIAWGLITALFIPTGWIPNEYFAKLVDPMIKYLLPLLIGYTGGTMVHKQRGGVIGALVTMGVIIGTDIPMFLGAMAVGPGAAWVLKKFDQAVEGKIKSGFEMLVNNFSLGIIGGVLVLITYSIVGRIIEAVTNVLSSGVEFLVHHHLIPLVNILIEPAKVLFLNNAINHGVLSPIAIEQAQSAGKSILFMLESNPGPGLGVLLAYMIVGRGSARQSASGAAIIHFFGGIHEIYFPYILMNPRLILAAMAGGVTGTFTFSLMNAGLVGPPSPGSIIAYLAMAPRGEILPVLSGVITAAIVSFAVAALLLKTSKKSEEDREDLDEATQRVKDMKAAGTYTAAAAAASEGDKEATPNTGVTGTAAQKSKEEVHKIIVACDAGMGSSAMGASILRKKMKAAGSAIEVINTAISDIPSDSDIVVTHKTLTDRAREVAPQAEHISIDNFLKSPEYDELVERLK is encoded by the coding sequence ATGGCCCAATCTACTTCTTTCTCCGCGTCCGGCGCCGCACGGGTCGGGGTTCAAAAATTCGGGCGCTTCCTGAGCGGCATGGTCATGCCGAACATCGGAGCGTTCATTGCGTGGGGCTTGATTACCGCACTTTTCATTCCGACAGGCTGGATCCCGAACGAATACTTCGCTAAGCTTGTCGACCCCATGATCAAGTATTTGCTCCCGCTGCTGATCGGGTATACCGGGGGCACGATGGTGCACAAGCAGCGCGGCGGGGTCATCGGCGCCCTGGTCACCATGGGTGTCATCATCGGAACCGACATTCCGATGTTCCTCGGCGCAATGGCGGTTGGACCAGGCGCCGCCTGGGTGCTCAAGAAATTTGATCAAGCCGTTGAAGGCAAAATCAAGTCTGGCTTTGAGATGCTGGTTAACAACTTCTCACTTGGCATCATCGGCGGCGTGCTCGTTCTGATCACTTATTCGATCGTTGGACGGATCATTGAAGCCGTAACGAATGTTCTTTCTTCCGGCGTCGAGTTTCTGGTTCATCATCATCTGATTCCGCTGGTCAACATTTTGATCGAGCCAGCGAAAGTGCTGTTCCTGAACAACGCCATTAACCACGGCGTTTTGAGCCCGATTGCGATTGAGCAGGCACAGAGCGCAGGCAAATCGATCCTGTTCATGCTGGAATCGAACCCGGGTCCGGGGCTTGGCGTCCTGCTCGCGTATATGATCGTTGGCCGCGGTTCGGCCCGTCAATCCGCCTCAGGGGCTGCGATTATCCACTTTTTCGGCGGTATTCATGAAATTTACTTCCCTTACATTCTGATGAATCCGCGCCTGATCCTTGCCGCAATGGCTGGCGGTGTGACAGGAACATTCACGTTCTCGCTGATGAACGCAGGCCTCGTCGGACCGCCTTCACCCGGCAGCATCATTGCTTACCTGGCTATGGCGCCGCGCGGTGAAATTCTTCCGGTGCTCAGCGGCGTGATCACCGCGGCGATCGTATCCTTTGCCGTGGCCGCGCTTCTACTGAAGACGAGCAAGAAGTCGGAAGAGGACCGGGAAGATCTGGATGAGGCAACCCAAAGAGTGAAAGACATGAAAGCTGCAGGAACTTACACTGCAGCGGCTGCCGCTGCATCAGAAGGGGACAAAGAAGCTACGCCTAACACCGGAGTAACTGGTACCGCAGCGCAGAAGAGCAAGGAGGAGGTTCATAAGATCATCGTTGCTTGCGATGCCGGAATGGGATCCAGCGCCATGGGCGCTTCAATTCTACGCAAGAAGATGAAAGCCGCAGGATCGGCAATCGAAGTGATTAACACGGCCATCAGCGACATTCCGTCCGACTCGGATATCGTAGTGACGCATAAGACGCTGACGGACCGTGCTCGCGAAGTGGCACCGCAAGCGGAGCATATTTCCATCGACAATTTCCTGAAGAGTCCGGAATATGACGAGCTTGTAGAACGCCTGAAATAA